One genomic region from bacterium encodes:
- a CDS encoding TlpA family protein disulfide reductase: MTMKLNCPAPDLKISEWVQGSPTNISAHRGNVVLVEVFQVNCPGCFLYGLPEAIEAYAKYREEPFTVLGLATAFEDFDKNNLQNLKRLMETGEVVGETLSTLKKRDWLDGNKLRYMIPFPVAMDNLVSHDAEHVDQKVIKIIEHEIPKFERFSYGEQMRIRARIRDYVLQQEYTAETFENYVMNGTPTSLLIDKKGVLRHQLFGTTGKLDKLVKELLAE, encoded by the coding sequence ATGACTATGAAATTGAATTGCCCGGCTCCGGATCTGAAAATTTCCGAATGGGTGCAGGGCAGCCCGACCAATATTAGCGCTCATCGCGGAAATGTGGTATTAGTAGAAGTATTTCAGGTCAATTGTCCCGGCTGTTTTCTCTATGGACTCCCGGAAGCGATTGAAGCGTATGCAAAATATCGCGAGGAACCGTTCACCGTTTTAGGCCTCGCCACCGCTTTCGAAGATTTTGACAAGAATAACCTGCAGAACCTGAAAAGACTAATGGAAACCGGCGAGGTTGTCGGTGAAACTTTAAGCACGCTGAAAAAACGGGATTGGCTCGACGGTAATAAATTACGCTACATGATTCCATTTCCTGTTGCGATGGATAATCTGGTATCCCACGACGCGGAGCACGTCGATCAAAAAGTTATCAAGATCATTGAACATGAAATTCCGAAATTTGAACGATTCAGCTACGGCGAGCAGATGCGGATTCGCGCGCGGATACGCGATTACGTTCTGCAACAGGAATACACGGCTGAAACATTTGAAAATTACGTCATGAACGGCACGCCGACCAGCTTGCTTATTGATAAAAAAGGTGTTTTGCGCCATCAACTTTTCGGCACGACGGGAAAATTGGATAAGTTGGTGAAAGAATTGTTGGCGGAGTGA